One Thunnus albacares chromosome 12, fThuAlb1.1, whole genome shotgun sequence genomic region harbors:
- the fubp1 gene encoding far upstream element-binding protein 1 isoform X6, translating into MADYSSVAPPSSNAGGGMNDAFKDALQRARQIAAKIGGDGVAAPPTNEFGYGGQKRPLEDAGGYFPMPNLNIDQPETKKVATNDAFSAMGGMGGPPRSASEEFKVPDGMVGFIIGRGGEQISRLQQESGCKIQIAPDSGGMPERSVTLTGPPESIQAAKRLLTEIVEKGRPAPAFHHNDGPGMTVQEIMVPASKAGLVIGKGGETIKSLQERAGVKMVMIQDGPQNTGADKPLRISGEPFKVQQAKEMVMELIRDQGFREQRGEYGSRVGGGGGDSLDVPVPRFAVGIVIGRNGEMIKKIQNDTGVRIQFKPDDGSTPDRIAQIMGPPDQAQHAAEIISDLLRSVQAGGPPGHGGGRGRGRGQGNWNMGPPGGLQEFTFTVPTMKTGLIIGKGGETIKGISQQSGARIELQRNPPPNADPNIKMFTVRGSPQQIDYARQLVEEKIGGPVTPMGGPHGPPGPHGGPGPHGPPGPPGPPGAPMGPYNPGPYNQGPPGPHGPPAPYQPQGWGNGYPHWQQGQPDPNKAAADANAAAWAAYYAQYSQQPQAPMTPTSGAPGTTQTNGQGQQSQQPQDYTKAWEEYYKKQGQAAPQATAAAAAAASQPGGQPDYSAAWAEYYRQQAAYYGTANPQTMGAAPQASQRHPRPCTLGSAAITQCWTMLQA; encoded by the exons ATGGCTGACTACAGCAGCGTGGCTCCGCCGTCCTCTAACGCCGGTGGCGGCATGAACGACGCTTTTAAAGACGCTCTTCAGCGAGCACGACAG ATCGCAGCGAAGATCGGTGGTGATGGCGTTGCGGCACCTCCAACTAATGAATTTGGCTACGGAGGCCAGAAAAGGCCCCTGGAGGACGCTGGTGGGTATTTTCCCATGCCTAACCTGAATATCG ATCAACCAGAGACAAAGAAAGTGGCCACAAATGATG cctTTTCAGCAATGGGAGGAATGGGTGGTCCTCCAAG gtCAGCATCAGAGGAATTCAAAGTTCCTGATGGAATGGTTGGATTCA TTATTGGAAGAGGGGGTGAACAAATATCACGTCTGCAGCAGGAATCTGGGTGTAAAATACAGATCGCCCCCG ACAGCGGAGGAATGCCAGAGAGGTCGGTGACATTAACAGGACCACCAGAATCCATCCA GGCTGCAAAGAGGCTACTAACAGAGATTGTTGAGAAGGGACGACCAGCCCCAGCTTTCCACCACAACGACGGCCCGGGCATGACTGTTCAGGAGATTATGGTCCCTGCCTCTAAAGCCGGTCTTGTCATTGGGAAGGGAGGTGAAACCATCAAAAGCCTTCAG GAAAGAGCCGGAGTGAAGATGGTCATGATCCAAGACGGACCCCAAAACACTGGAGCAGACAAACCACTCCGCATTTCAGGAGAGCCATTTAAAGTTCAG CAAGCCAAAGAGATGGTGATGGAGCTGATCAGAGACCAGGGCTTCAGGGAGCAGAGGGGCGAGTACGGTTCCAGGGtcggaggcggaggaggagatAGCTTAGAT GTTCCCGTCCCCCGGTTTGCAGTAGGAATCGTTATCGGCAGAAACGGAGAGATGATCAAGAAAATACAGAACGACACAGGCGTCAGGATCCAGTTTAAACCAG ATGATGGCAGCACACCTGACAGGATAGCACAGATCATGGGTCCTCCTGACCAGGCTCAGCACGCGGCGGAAATCATATCCGACCTGCTGAGGAGCGTCCAGGCTGGAGGGCCTCCGGGACACGGCGGTGGTAGAGGTCGTGGTCGTGGGCAGGGCAACTGGAACATGGGCCCCCCCGGCGGCCTGCAGGAGTTCACCTTCACCGTTCCAACCATGAAGACTGGCCTCATCATCGGAAAAG GTGGTGAGACAATCAAGGGCATCAGCCAGCAGTCCGGGGCCAGGATCGAGCTACAGAGGAATCCTCCACCCAACGCTGATCCCAACATCAAAATGTTCACAGTCAGAGGCTCCCCACAGCAGATCGACTACGCCCGGCAACTGGTGGAGGAGAAAATCGGG gGTCCAGTCACTCCAATGGGCGGTCCACATGGTCCCCCTGGTCCACACGGAGGTCCAGGCCCACACGGTCCTCCGGGACCACCAGGACCCCCCGGGGCTCCCATGGGTCCATACAACCCAGGACCATACAACCAGGGACCTCCAGGACCACA tgGTCCTCCTGCGCCTTACCAGCCTCAGGGATGGGGCAACGGCTACCCACACTGGCAGCAGGGACAGCCTGATCCAA ATAAAGCAGCAGCCGATGCCAACGCAGCGGCTTGGGCAGCCTACTATGCTCAGTACAGCCAGCAGCCGCAAGCTCCCATGACCCCGACCAGCGGAGCTCCAGGCACGACTCAGACCAACGGCCAAG GTCAACAGAGTCAGCAACCTCAGGACTACACGAAAGCCTGGGAGGAGTATTATAAGAAACAAG GTCAAGCGGCCCCTCAGGCcacggcggcggcggcagcggccGCCTCCCAGCCTGGAGGCCAGCCGGACTACAGCGCCGCCTGGGCCGAGTACTACCGGCAACAGGCTGCTTACTACGGCACGGCCAACCCTCAGACGATGGGTGCAGCACCCCAAGCCTCTCAG CGTCATCCCAGACCTTGCACCTTAGGTTCTGCTGCAATAACACAG TGTTGGACGATGCTGCAAGCTTAG
- the fubp1 gene encoding far upstream element-binding protein 1 isoform X3 produces MADYSSVAPPSSNAGGGMNDAFKDALQRARQIAAKIGGDGVAAPPTNEFGYGGQKRPLEDADQPETKKVATNDAFSAMGGMGGPPRSASEEFKVPDGMVGFIIGRGGEQISRLQQESGCKIQIAPDSGGMPERSVTLTGPPESIQAAKRLLTEIVEKGRPAPAFHHNDGPGMTVQEIMVPASKAGLVIGKGGETIKSLQERAGVKMVMIQDGPQNTGADKPLRISGEPFKVQQAKEMVMELIRDQGFREQRGEYGSRVGGGGGDSLDVPVPRFAVGIVIGRNGEMIKKIQNDTGVRIQFKPDDGSTPDRIAQIMGPPDQAQHAAEIISDLLRSVQAGGPPGHGGGRGRGRGQGNWNMGPPGGLQEFTFTVPTMKTGLIIGKGGETIKGISQQSGARIELQRNPPPNADPNIKMFTVRGSPQQIDYARQLVEEKIGGPVTPMGGPHGPPGPHGGPGPHGPPGPPGPPGAPMGPYNPGPYNQGPPGPHGPPAPYQPQGWGNGYPHWQQGQPDPNKAAADANAAAWAAYYAQYSQQPQAPMTPTSGAPGTTQTNGQGDPQAAGQSGQADYSKAWEEYYKKMGQQSQQPQDYTKAWEEYYKKQDAPGQAAPQATAAAAAAASQPGGQPDYSAAWAEYYRQQAAYYGTANPQTMGAAPQASQRHPRPCTLGSAAITQCWTMLQA; encoded by the exons ATGGCTGACTACAGCAGCGTGGCTCCGCCGTCCTCTAACGCCGGTGGCGGCATGAACGACGCTTTTAAAGACGCTCTTCAGCGAGCACGACAG ATCGCAGCGAAGATCGGTGGTGATGGCGTTGCGGCACCTCCAACTAATGAATTTGGCTACGGAGGCCAGAAAAGGCCCCTGGAGGACGCTG ATCAACCAGAGACAAAGAAAGTGGCCACAAATGATG cctTTTCAGCAATGGGAGGAATGGGTGGTCCTCCAAG gtCAGCATCAGAGGAATTCAAAGTTCCTGATGGAATGGTTGGATTCA TTATTGGAAGAGGGGGTGAACAAATATCACGTCTGCAGCAGGAATCTGGGTGTAAAATACAGATCGCCCCCG ACAGCGGAGGAATGCCAGAGAGGTCGGTGACATTAACAGGACCACCAGAATCCATCCA GGCTGCAAAGAGGCTACTAACAGAGATTGTTGAGAAGGGACGACCAGCCCCAGCTTTCCACCACAACGACGGCCCGGGCATGACTGTTCAGGAGATTATGGTCCCTGCCTCTAAAGCCGGTCTTGTCATTGGGAAGGGAGGTGAAACCATCAAAAGCCTTCAG GAAAGAGCCGGAGTGAAGATGGTCATGATCCAAGACGGACCCCAAAACACTGGAGCAGACAAACCACTCCGCATTTCAGGAGAGCCATTTAAAGTTCAG CAAGCCAAAGAGATGGTGATGGAGCTGATCAGAGACCAGGGCTTCAGGGAGCAGAGGGGCGAGTACGGTTCCAGGGtcggaggcggaggaggagatAGCTTAGAT GTTCCCGTCCCCCGGTTTGCAGTAGGAATCGTTATCGGCAGAAACGGAGAGATGATCAAGAAAATACAGAACGACACAGGCGTCAGGATCCAGTTTAAACCAG ATGATGGCAGCACACCTGACAGGATAGCACAGATCATGGGTCCTCCTGACCAGGCTCAGCACGCGGCGGAAATCATATCCGACCTGCTGAGGAGCGTCCAGGCTGGAGGGCCTCCGGGACACGGCGGTGGTAGAGGTCGTGGTCGTGGGCAGGGCAACTGGAACATGGGCCCCCCCGGCGGCCTGCAGGAGTTCACCTTCACCGTTCCAACCATGAAGACTGGCCTCATCATCGGAAAAG GTGGTGAGACAATCAAGGGCATCAGCCAGCAGTCCGGGGCCAGGATCGAGCTACAGAGGAATCCTCCACCCAACGCTGATCCCAACATCAAAATGTTCACAGTCAGAGGCTCCCCACAGCAGATCGACTACGCCCGGCAACTGGTGGAGGAGAAAATCGGG gGTCCAGTCACTCCAATGGGCGGTCCACATGGTCCCCCTGGTCCACACGGAGGTCCAGGCCCACACGGTCCTCCGGGACCACCAGGACCCCCCGGGGCTCCCATGGGTCCATACAACCCAGGACCATACAACCAGGGACCTCCAGGACCACA tgGTCCTCCTGCGCCTTACCAGCCTCAGGGATGGGGCAACGGCTACCCACACTGGCAGCAGGGACAGCCTGATCCAA ATAAAGCAGCAGCCGATGCCAACGCAGCGGCTTGGGCAGCCTACTATGCTCAGTACAGCCAGCAGCCGCAAGCTCCCATGACCCCGACCAGCGGAGCTCCAGGCACGACTCAGACCAACGGCCAAG GTGACCCACAGGCTGCAGGTCAGAGTGGACAGGCAGATTACTCCAAGGCCTGGGAGGAATATTACAAGAAAATGG GTCAACAGAGTCAGCAACCTCAGGACTACACGAAAGCCTGGGAGGAGTATTATAAGAAACAAG ACGCCCCAGGTCAAGCGGCCCCTCAGGCcacggcggcggcggcagcggccGCCTCCCAGCCTGGAGGCCAGCCGGACTACAGCGCCGCCTGGGCCGAGTACTACCGGCAACAGGCTGCTTACTACGGCACGGCCAACCCTCAGACGATGGGTGCAGCACCCCAAGCCTCTCAG CGTCATCCCAGACCTTGCACCTTAGGTTCTGCTGCAATAACACAG TGTTGGACGATGCTGCAAGCTTAG
- the fubp1 gene encoding far upstream element-binding protein 1 isoform X1 has protein sequence MADYSSVAPPSSNAGGGMNDAFKDALQRARQIAAKIGGDGVAAPPTNEFGYGGQKRPLEDAGGYFPMPNLNIDQPETKKVATNDAFSAMGGMGGPPRSASEEFKVPDGMVGFIIGRGGEQISRLQQESGCKIQIAPDSGGMPERSVTLTGPPESIQAAKRLLTEIVEKGRPAPAFHHNDGPGMTVQEIMVPASKAGLVIGKGGETIKSLQERAGVKMVMIQDGPQNTGADKPLRISGEPFKVQQAKEMVMELIRDQGFREQRGEYGSRVGGGGGDSLDVPVPRFAVGIVIGRNGEMIKKIQNDTGVRIQFKPDDGSTPDRIAQIMGPPDQAQHAAEIISDLLRSVQAGGPPGHGGGRGRGRGQGNWNMGPPGGLQEFTFTVPTMKTGLIIGKGGETIKGISQQSGARIELQRNPPPNADPNIKMFTVRGSPQQIDYARQLVEEKIGGPVTPMGGPHGPPGPHGGPGPHGPPGPPGPPGAPMGPYNPGPYNQGPPGPHGPPAPYQPQGWGNGYPHWQQGQPDPNKAAADANAAAWAAYYAQYSQQPQAPMTPTSGAPGTTQTNGQGDPQAAGQSGQADYSKAWEEYYKKMGQQSQQPQDYTKAWEEYYKKQDAPGQAAPQATAAAAAAASQPGGQPDYSAAWAEYYRQQAAYYGTANPQTMGAAPQASQRHPRPCTLGSAAITQCWTMLQA, from the exons ATGGCTGACTACAGCAGCGTGGCTCCGCCGTCCTCTAACGCCGGTGGCGGCATGAACGACGCTTTTAAAGACGCTCTTCAGCGAGCACGACAG ATCGCAGCGAAGATCGGTGGTGATGGCGTTGCGGCACCTCCAACTAATGAATTTGGCTACGGAGGCCAGAAAAGGCCCCTGGAGGACGCTGGTGGGTATTTTCCCATGCCTAACCTGAATATCG ATCAACCAGAGACAAAGAAAGTGGCCACAAATGATG cctTTTCAGCAATGGGAGGAATGGGTGGTCCTCCAAG gtCAGCATCAGAGGAATTCAAAGTTCCTGATGGAATGGTTGGATTCA TTATTGGAAGAGGGGGTGAACAAATATCACGTCTGCAGCAGGAATCTGGGTGTAAAATACAGATCGCCCCCG ACAGCGGAGGAATGCCAGAGAGGTCGGTGACATTAACAGGACCACCAGAATCCATCCA GGCTGCAAAGAGGCTACTAACAGAGATTGTTGAGAAGGGACGACCAGCCCCAGCTTTCCACCACAACGACGGCCCGGGCATGACTGTTCAGGAGATTATGGTCCCTGCCTCTAAAGCCGGTCTTGTCATTGGGAAGGGAGGTGAAACCATCAAAAGCCTTCAG GAAAGAGCCGGAGTGAAGATGGTCATGATCCAAGACGGACCCCAAAACACTGGAGCAGACAAACCACTCCGCATTTCAGGAGAGCCATTTAAAGTTCAG CAAGCCAAAGAGATGGTGATGGAGCTGATCAGAGACCAGGGCTTCAGGGAGCAGAGGGGCGAGTACGGTTCCAGGGtcggaggcggaggaggagatAGCTTAGAT GTTCCCGTCCCCCGGTTTGCAGTAGGAATCGTTATCGGCAGAAACGGAGAGATGATCAAGAAAATACAGAACGACACAGGCGTCAGGATCCAGTTTAAACCAG ATGATGGCAGCACACCTGACAGGATAGCACAGATCATGGGTCCTCCTGACCAGGCTCAGCACGCGGCGGAAATCATATCCGACCTGCTGAGGAGCGTCCAGGCTGGAGGGCCTCCGGGACACGGCGGTGGTAGAGGTCGTGGTCGTGGGCAGGGCAACTGGAACATGGGCCCCCCCGGCGGCCTGCAGGAGTTCACCTTCACCGTTCCAACCATGAAGACTGGCCTCATCATCGGAAAAG GTGGTGAGACAATCAAGGGCATCAGCCAGCAGTCCGGGGCCAGGATCGAGCTACAGAGGAATCCTCCACCCAACGCTGATCCCAACATCAAAATGTTCACAGTCAGAGGCTCCCCACAGCAGATCGACTACGCCCGGCAACTGGTGGAGGAGAAAATCGGG gGTCCAGTCACTCCAATGGGCGGTCCACATGGTCCCCCTGGTCCACACGGAGGTCCAGGCCCACACGGTCCTCCGGGACCACCAGGACCCCCCGGGGCTCCCATGGGTCCATACAACCCAGGACCATACAACCAGGGACCTCCAGGACCACA tgGTCCTCCTGCGCCTTACCAGCCTCAGGGATGGGGCAACGGCTACCCACACTGGCAGCAGGGACAGCCTGATCCAA ATAAAGCAGCAGCCGATGCCAACGCAGCGGCTTGGGCAGCCTACTATGCTCAGTACAGCCAGCAGCCGCAAGCTCCCATGACCCCGACCAGCGGAGCTCCAGGCACGACTCAGACCAACGGCCAAG GTGACCCACAGGCTGCAGGTCAGAGTGGACAGGCAGATTACTCCAAGGCCTGGGAGGAATATTACAAGAAAATGG GTCAACAGAGTCAGCAACCTCAGGACTACACGAAAGCCTGGGAGGAGTATTATAAGAAACAAG ACGCCCCAGGTCAAGCGGCCCCTCAGGCcacggcggcggcggcagcggccGCCTCCCAGCCTGGAGGCCAGCCGGACTACAGCGCCGCCTGGGCCGAGTACTACCGGCAACAGGCTGCTTACTACGGCACGGCCAACCCTCAGACGATGGGTGCAGCACCCCAAGCCTCTCAG CGTCATCCCAGACCTTGCACCTTAGGTTCTGCTGCAATAACACAG TGTTGGACGATGCTGCAAGCTTAG
- the fubp1 gene encoding far upstream element-binding protein 1 isoform X2, translating into MADYSSVAPPSSNAGGGMNDAFKDALQRARQIAAKIGGDGVAAPPTNEFGYGGQKRPLEDAGGYFPMPNLNIDQPETKKVATNDAFSAMGGMGGPPRSASEEFKVPDGMVGFIIGRGGEQISRLQQESGCKIQIAPDSGGMPERSVTLTGPPESIQAAKRLLTEIVEKGRPAPAFHHNDGPGMTVQEIMVPASKAGLVIGKGGETIKSLQERAGVKMVMIQDGPQNTGADKPLRISGEPFKVQQAKEMVMELIRDQGFREQRGEYGSRVGGGGGDSLDVPVPRFAVGIVIGRNGEMIKKIQNDTGVRIQFKPDDGSTPDRIAQIMGPPDQAQHAAEIISDLLRSVQAGGPPGHGGGRGRGRGQGNWNMGPPGGLQEFTFTVPTMKTGLIIGKGGETIKGISQQSGARIELQRNPPPNADPNIKMFTVRGSPQQIDYARQLVEEKIGGPVTPMGGPHGPPGPHGGPGPHGPPGPPGPPGAPMGPYNPGPYNQGPPGPHGPPAPYQPQGWGNGYPHWQQGQPDPNKAAADANAAAWAAYYAQYSQQPQAPMTPTSGAPGTTQTNGQGDPQAAGQSGQADYSKAWEEYYKKMGQQSQQPQDYTKAWEEYYKKQGQAAPQATAAAAAAASQPGGQPDYSAAWAEYYRQQAAYYGTANPQTMGAAPQASQRHPRPCTLGSAAITQCWTMLQA; encoded by the exons ATGGCTGACTACAGCAGCGTGGCTCCGCCGTCCTCTAACGCCGGTGGCGGCATGAACGACGCTTTTAAAGACGCTCTTCAGCGAGCACGACAG ATCGCAGCGAAGATCGGTGGTGATGGCGTTGCGGCACCTCCAACTAATGAATTTGGCTACGGAGGCCAGAAAAGGCCCCTGGAGGACGCTGGTGGGTATTTTCCCATGCCTAACCTGAATATCG ATCAACCAGAGACAAAGAAAGTGGCCACAAATGATG cctTTTCAGCAATGGGAGGAATGGGTGGTCCTCCAAG gtCAGCATCAGAGGAATTCAAAGTTCCTGATGGAATGGTTGGATTCA TTATTGGAAGAGGGGGTGAACAAATATCACGTCTGCAGCAGGAATCTGGGTGTAAAATACAGATCGCCCCCG ACAGCGGAGGAATGCCAGAGAGGTCGGTGACATTAACAGGACCACCAGAATCCATCCA GGCTGCAAAGAGGCTACTAACAGAGATTGTTGAGAAGGGACGACCAGCCCCAGCTTTCCACCACAACGACGGCCCGGGCATGACTGTTCAGGAGATTATGGTCCCTGCCTCTAAAGCCGGTCTTGTCATTGGGAAGGGAGGTGAAACCATCAAAAGCCTTCAG GAAAGAGCCGGAGTGAAGATGGTCATGATCCAAGACGGACCCCAAAACACTGGAGCAGACAAACCACTCCGCATTTCAGGAGAGCCATTTAAAGTTCAG CAAGCCAAAGAGATGGTGATGGAGCTGATCAGAGACCAGGGCTTCAGGGAGCAGAGGGGCGAGTACGGTTCCAGGGtcggaggcggaggaggagatAGCTTAGAT GTTCCCGTCCCCCGGTTTGCAGTAGGAATCGTTATCGGCAGAAACGGAGAGATGATCAAGAAAATACAGAACGACACAGGCGTCAGGATCCAGTTTAAACCAG ATGATGGCAGCACACCTGACAGGATAGCACAGATCATGGGTCCTCCTGACCAGGCTCAGCACGCGGCGGAAATCATATCCGACCTGCTGAGGAGCGTCCAGGCTGGAGGGCCTCCGGGACACGGCGGTGGTAGAGGTCGTGGTCGTGGGCAGGGCAACTGGAACATGGGCCCCCCCGGCGGCCTGCAGGAGTTCACCTTCACCGTTCCAACCATGAAGACTGGCCTCATCATCGGAAAAG GTGGTGAGACAATCAAGGGCATCAGCCAGCAGTCCGGGGCCAGGATCGAGCTACAGAGGAATCCTCCACCCAACGCTGATCCCAACATCAAAATGTTCACAGTCAGAGGCTCCCCACAGCAGATCGACTACGCCCGGCAACTGGTGGAGGAGAAAATCGGG gGTCCAGTCACTCCAATGGGCGGTCCACATGGTCCCCCTGGTCCACACGGAGGTCCAGGCCCACACGGTCCTCCGGGACCACCAGGACCCCCCGGGGCTCCCATGGGTCCATACAACCCAGGACCATACAACCAGGGACCTCCAGGACCACA tgGTCCTCCTGCGCCTTACCAGCCTCAGGGATGGGGCAACGGCTACCCACACTGGCAGCAGGGACAGCCTGATCCAA ATAAAGCAGCAGCCGATGCCAACGCAGCGGCTTGGGCAGCCTACTATGCTCAGTACAGCCAGCAGCCGCAAGCTCCCATGACCCCGACCAGCGGAGCTCCAGGCACGACTCAGACCAACGGCCAAG GTGACCCACAGGCTGCAGGTCAGAGTGGACAGGCAGATTACTCCAAGGCCTGGGAGGAATATTACAAGAAAATGG GTCAACAGAGTCAGCAACCTCAGGACTACACGAAAGCCTGGGAGGAGTATTATAAGAAACAAG GTCAAGCGGCCCCTCAGGCcacggcggcggcggcagcggccGCCTCCCAGCCTGGAGGCCAGCCGGACTACAGCGCCGCCTGGGCCGAGTACTACCGGCAACAGGCTGCTTACTACGGCACGGCCAACCCTCAGACGATGGGTGCAGCACCCCAAGCCTCTCAG CGTCATCCCAGACCTTGCACCTTAGGTTCTGCTGCAATAACACAG TGTTGGACGATGCTGCAAGCTTAG
- the fubp1 gene encoding far upstream element-binding protein 1 isoform X5 produces the protein MADYSSVAPPSSNAGGGMNDAFKDALQRARQIAAKIGGDGVAAPPTNEFGYGGQKRPLEDAGGYFPMPNLNIDQPETKKVATNDAFSAMGGMGGPPRSASEEFKVPDGMVGFIIGRGGEQISRLQQESGCKIQIAPDSGGMPERSVTLTGPPESIQAAKRLLTEIVEKGRPAPAFHHNDGPGMTVQEIMVPASKAGLVIGKGGETIKSLQERAGVKMVMIQDGPQNTGADKPLRISGEPFKVQQAKEMVMELIRDQGFREQRGEYGSRVGGGGGDSLDVPVPRFAVGIVIGRNGEMIKKIQNDTGVRIQFKPDDGSTPDRIAQIMGPPDQAQHAAEIISDLLRSVQAGGPPGHGGGRGRGRGQGNWNMGPPGGLQEFTFTVPTMKTGLIIGKGGETIKGISQQSGARIELQRNPPPNADPNIKMFTVRGSPQQIDYARQLVEEKIGGPVTPMGGPHGPPGPHGGPGPHGPPGPPGPPGAPMGPYNPGPYNQGPPGPHGPPAPYQPQGWGNGYPHWQQGQPDPNKAAADANAAAWAAYYAQYSQQPQAPMTPTSGAPGTTQTNGQGQQSQQPQDYTKAWEEYYKKQDAPGQAAPQATAAAAAAASQPGGQPDYSAAWAEYYRQQAAYYGTANPQTMGAAPQASQRHPRPCTLGSAAITQCWTMLQA, from the exons ATGGCTGACTACAGCAGCGTGGCTCCGCCGTCCTCTAACGCCGGTGGCGGCATGAACGACGCTTTTAAAGACGCTCTTCAGCGAGCACGACAG ATCGCAGCGAAGATCGGTGGTGATGGCGTTGCGGCACCTCCAACTAATGAATTTGGCTACGGAGGCCAGAAAAGGCCCCTGGAGGACGCTGGTGGGTATTTTCCCATGCCTAACCTGAATATCG ATCAACCAGAGACAAAGAAAGTGGCCACAAATGATG cctTTTCAGCAATGGGAGGAATGGGTGGTCCTCCAAG gtCAGCATCAGAGGAATTCAAAGTTCCTGATGGAATGGTTGGATTCA TTATTGGAAGAGGGGGTGAACAAATATCACGTCTGCAGCAGGAATCTGGGTGTAAAATACAGATCGCCCCCG ACAGCGGAGGAATGCCAGAGAGGTCGGTGACATTAACAGGACCACCAGAATCCATCCA GGCTGCAAAGAGGCTACTAACAGAGATTGTTGAGAAGGGACGACCAGCCCCAGCTTTCCACCACAACGACGGCCCGGGCATGACTGTTCAGGAGATTATGGTCCCTGCCTCTAAAGCCGGTCTTGTCATTGGGAAGGGAGGTGAAACCATCAAAAGCCTTCAG GAAAGAGCCGGAGTGAAGATGGTCATGATCCAAGACGGACCCCAAAACACTGGAGCAGACAAACCACTCCGCATTTCAGGAGAGCCATTTAAAGTTCAG CAAGCCAAAGAGATGGTGATGGAGCTGATCAGAGACCAGGGCTTCAGGGAGCAGAGGGGCGAGTACGGTTCCAGGGtcggaggcggaggaggagatAGCTTAGAT GTTCCCGTCCCCCGGTTTGCAGTAGGAATCGTTATCGGCAGAAACGGAGAGATGATCAAGAAAATACAGAACGACACAGGCGTCAGGATCCAGTTTAAACCAG ATGATGGCAGCACACCTGACAGGATAGCACAGATCATGGGTCCTCCTGACCAGGCTCAGCACGCGGCGGAAATCATATCCGACCTGCTGAGGAGCGTCCAGGCTGGAGGGCCTCCGGGACACGGCGGTGGTAGAGGTCGTGGTCGTGGGCAGGGCAACTGGAACATGGGCCCCCCCGGCGGCCTGCAGGAGTTCACCTTCACCGTTCCAACCATGAAGACTGGCCTCATCATCGGAAAAG GTGGTGAGACAATCAAGGGCATCAGCCAGCAGTCCGGGGCCAGGATCGAGCTACAGAGGAATCCTCCACCCAACGCTGATCCCAACATCAAAATGTTCACAGTCAGAGGCTCCCCACAGCAGATCGACTACGCCCGGCAACTGGTGGAGGAGAAAATCGGG gGTCCAGTCACTCCAATGGGCGGTCCACATGGTCCCCCTGGTCCACACGGAGGTCCAGGCCCACACGGTCCTCCGGGACCACCAGGACCCCCCGGGGCTCCCATGGGTCCATACAACCCAGGACCATACAACCAGGGACCTCCAGGACCACA tgGTCCTCCTGCGCCTTACCAGCCTCAGGGATGGGGCAACGGCTACCCACACTGGCAGCAGGGACAGCCTGATCCAA ATAAAGCAGCAGCCGATGCCAACGCAGCGGCTTGGGCAGCCTACTATGCTCAGTACAGCCAGCAGCCGCAAGCTCCCATGACCCCGACCAGCGGAGCTCCAGGCACGACTCAGACCAACGGCCAAG GTCAACAGAGTCAGCAACCTCAGGACTACACGAAAGCCTGGGAGGAGTATTATAAGAAACAAG ACGCCCCAGGTCAAGCGGCCCCTCAGGCcacggcggcggcggcagcggccGCCTCCCAGCCTGGAGGCCAGCCGGACTACAGCGCCGCCTGGGCCGAGTACTACCGGCAACAGGCTGCTTACTACGGCACGGCCAACCCTCAGACGATGGGTGCAGCACCCCAAGCCTCTCAG CGTCATCCCAGACCTTGCACCTTAGGTTCTGCTGCAATAACACAG TGTTGGACGATGCTGCAAGCTTAG